From the genome of Sphingobacterium sp. UGAL515B_05:
TTATGAGATTTTAAACTGTTTCAATCGTTTGTTCTTTTTTTTGAATAAGCAGCGAAAATTTTTATTTTTTTTGAATTGTTTTAATTCTGATTTCTAGCAATAGTTATGGGGTGCAGGGATTTCTTTTTTAGCAATTATGGCGGAAAAAATCTTAATGTTGTGATATTTTTAGCAGAGGGAGTAATATTTTGTTATTTTAATAGTGGAATTAGGGAATATTTTTTAAATTTGAAGAATTCATTCTTCGAGAATCAACTAAAAACAAAATCAAATAACAATTTTATATACACAATTTAAACACAGACAAAAATGAAAGTGGCAGTAGTCGGCGCAACAGGCCTTGTAGGTACTGAGATGCTAACCGTGTTGGCGGCGCGAAATTTCCCAGTAACAGAATTAATTCCAGTAGCTTCAGAGCGTAGTAAGGGTAAGGAAATTGAATTCAAGGGAAAGAAGTATAAGGTGGTTACACCATCTGAGGCTATTGCTTTGAAACCTGATGTTGCGTTATTTTCTGCTGGTGGTGATACCTCGAAAGAATTCGCACCTAAATTTGCTGAAGCTGGAATTACAGTGATCGACAATTCTTCGGCATGGCGTATGGACCCAACAAAAAAGTTGGTTGTTCCAGAAGTAAATGGCGATGTGTTATCTGCTGATGATAAGATTATTGCAAACCCGAATTGTTCAACCATACAAATGGTGGTGGCTTTAAAGCCATTGCATGATAAATATAAAATCAAACGTGTTGTAGTGTCTACCTACCAATCTGTAACAGGTACTGGTGTTAAGGCCGTTAACCAGTTAATGAATGAGCGTGCTGGAAAAGATGGTGAAAAAGCTTACCCTTATCAGATTGATCTGAACGTTATTCCGCATATTGATGTTTTCCAAGAAAATGGATACACCAAAGAGGAGATGAAGATGATTTTGGAAACAAATAAAATCATGCGTGATGATTCTATTAAAGTAACTGCAACGACAGTGCGTATCCCGGTTATGGGCGGGCACTCTGAATCATTGAATATCGAATTTGAAAATGACTTTGATTTGAATGATGTACGTGCAGCTTTAGCGGCGCAAAGTGGCTGTATTGTTGTTGACGATCCTGCGTCACTACAATATCCAATGCCAAAGGATGCGCACGGCAGAGATGAGGTTTTTGTAGGACGTATCCGTCGTGATGAATCTCAGCCAAATACCCTTAACATGTGGGTAGTAGCAGATAACTTACGTAAAGGCGCTGCAACAAATGCAGTTCAGGTAGCGGAGTTATTGGCCGAAAAAGGATTGATCTAACTCAAGTAGATTCCATAATAAATATGGAGCCCCCACGAATTCATTCATGGGGGCTCTTTTTGTTCTATCGTAAAATCATCAATTTATAACTGATGATTTGGCCCTTGATACAGGAGCTAGAAATTATGGCGTCAATGTTTTGGGTTGAATAGAAAATTCAATTTTGTCATTCAATGGCGCGTAAGCTTCTTTGCTTTGCTCTTCCAGCCGATCTGGAAATAGAATGCCGAAAAGATGATCCGTTTCGTGCTGAAAAATAACAGCAGTAAAACCCTCGATATTTTCTTCGATCACTTTACCTTCTTTATTGATGTATTGTAGGCGGATAGCATAACTCCGTAATACATCCTCTTTACGATTAGGGATAGAAAGACAGCCTTCGGCGCCTTTGCGTTTCAGTTTGGAGCGCCATAGAATTTTAGGATTTACATAAAATTCAA
Proteins encoded in this window:
- a CDS encoding aspartate-semialdehyde dehydrogenase, encoding MKVAVVGATGLVGTEMLTVLAARNFPVTELIPVASERSKGKEIEFKGKKYKVVTPSEAIALKPDVALFSAGGDTSKEFAPKFAEAGITVIDNSSAWRMDPTKKLVVPEVNGDVLSADDKIIANPNCSTIQMVVALKPLHDKYKIKRVVVSTYQSVTGTGVKAVNQLMNERAGKDGEKAYPYQIDLNVIPHIDVFQENGYTKEEMKMILETNKIMRDDSIKVTATTVRIPVMGGHSESLNIEFENDFDLNDVRAALAAQSGCIVVDDPASLQYPMPKDAHGRDEVFVGRIRRDESQPNTLNMWVVADNLRKGAATNAVQVAELLAEKGLI